In Candidatus Binataceae bacterium, the genomic stretch AGTACGCGGCGCAGTCGATGATCGCGCGCAAGTCCGGCGGCAAGATCATCAACGTCGCGAGTATCGGCGGCTACATGGGCACCCCGATTTTTCCGTCTTACGGAGTAAGCAAGGGTGGGATGCTTCAGCTCACGCGATGCCTCGCGATCGAACTTGCGCCGCACAATATCCAGGTCAATTCGCTGGCGCCCGGGTGGACCACGACCGACATGACCGACTGGATTCGCAACGATCCGCAATACGCCTGGGTGAAGGCCGAGATGGTCCAGCGTACGCCCGCAGGCCGCTTCGCCGACCCCGAGGAGATGGCCGGCGCCGCGGTGTTTCTGGCCTCGCGCGCCGCGAGCTTTGTGACGGGCTCTGATCTAATCGCCGACGGCGGATTCCGCATCCGCTAAGGAGTTCAGAGAATGGCGGCGCCAAAGATGTTTGACCTTGCCGGCAACGTTGCGATCGTTACCGGCGGCAATGGCGGTATCGGGCGTGGCATTGCGCT encodes the following:
- a CDS encoding glucose 1-dehydrogenase: MADLKMFDLSGKVALVTGGNGGIGRAIALGLARAGATVAIFARNEERNRAALAELEAMGARAMATKLDLSNRKGIKPAFDEVEKRLGSIDILVNNAGFAVLKSLLDHTEEDWDAVLETDLTACFLLSKYAAQSMIARKSGGKIINVASIGGYMGTPIFPSYGVSKGGMLQLTRCLAIELAPHNIQVNSLAPGWTTTDMTDWIRNDPQYAWVKAEMVQRTPAGRFADPEEMAGAAVFLASRAASFVTGSDLIADGGFRIR